The following proteins are co-located in the Rhodococcus opacus B4 genome:
- a CDS encoding LysE family translocator — protein MIDSVAVLGVAAIALGMVLTPGPNMLYLVSRSITQGRAAGLVSLAGVALGFLCYLAAAALGISAVFSAVPQAYAALKVAGACYLGWLAWQALRPGGHSPFVPARALPRDSSLRLFLTGLTTNLLNPKIAVMYLALIPQFVHAGAGPVWFQSLLLGSVQIVVALAVNALIVCVAGTVAKFLSGRPAWLRAQKFVMGSVLGGLAVHLALDRTRPAVV, from the coding sequence ATGATCGATTCGGTGGCGGTACTCGGGGTGGCGGCGATCGCGCTCGGCATGGTTCTCACACCGGGACCCAACATGCTGTATCTGGTCTCGCGCAGCATCACTCAGGGCAGGGCGGCGGGCCTGGTCTCGCTGGCCGGTGTCGCTCTCGGGTTCCTGTGCTATCTGGCCGCTGCGGCACTGGGTATTTCGGCGGTGTTCTCCGCCGTCCCGCAGGCATATGCCGCGCTGAAGGTGGCGGGCGCGTGCTATCTGGGATGGCTGGCGTGGCAGGCGTTGCGGCCGGGCGGACATTCGCCGTTCGTGCCTGCCCGGGCACTGCCCCGGGATTCGTCCCTCCGGCTGTTCCTGACGGGCCTCACGACAAACCTGCTCAACCCCAAGATCGCGGTGATGTATCTGGCGCTGATCCCGCAGTTCGTGCACGCCGGCGCCGGACCGGTCTGGTTTCAGAGCCTGCTGCTGGGCAGTGTGCAGATCGTGGTCGCGCTCGCCGTGAACGCGCTGATCGTCTGCGTCGCAGGAACTGTCGCGAAATTCCTGTCGGGCCGCCCGGCGTGGCTGCGTGCGCAGAAGTTCGTGATGGGAAGCGTCCTCGGCGGCCTCGCCGTCCACCTCGCACTCGACCGGACACGTCCGGCGGTGGTCTGA